From a region of the Rhinopithecus roxellana isolate Shanxi Qingling chromosome 8, ASM756505v1, whole genome shotgun sequence genome:
- the RCSD1 gene encoding capZ-interacting protein isoform X1 has product MEERPAETNANVDNSASPSVAQLAGRFREQAAAAKETPASKPTRRKPPCSLPLFPPKVELGQNGEEKSPPNASHPPKFKVKSSPLIEKLQANLTFDPAALLPGASPKSPGLKAMVSPFHSPPSTPSSPGVRSRPSEAEEVPVSFDQPPEGSHLPCYNKVRTRGSIKRRPPSRRFRRSQSDCGELGDFRAADSSQENGAKEEDGDEVFPSKSKAPGSPSSSEGAAGEGVRTLGPAEKPPLRRSPSRTEKQEEDRATEEAKNGEKARRSSEDVDGQHPAQEEAPEAPQTSGPEAENRCGSPREEKPAGEEAEMEKAAEVKGERVQNEEAGPEQESQETKKPEEGAAGTETPHSPPGGVKGGDVPKQEKGKEKQQEGAVLEPGCSPQTAPAQLETSSEVQSERAVPKPEDDTLVQDTKM; this is encoded by the exons GAACGACCGGCAGAGACCAATGCCAATGTGGACAATTCAGCGTCCCCCTCGGTGGCCCAGCTGGCCGGGCGGTTTAGGGAGCAGGCGGCTGCAGCCAAGGAG ACACCAGCCAGTAAACCAACCCGAAGGAAACCGCCCTGTTCCCTCCCCCTGTTTCCCCCCAAGGTAGAGCTGGGCCAGAATGGTGAGGAG AAATCACCACCCAATGCGAGCCACCCTCCTAAATTCAAGGTCAAGAGCTCGCCTCTGATTGAGAAGCTTCAG GCCAATTTGACCTTTGACCCAGCTGCTCTGCTGCCTGGGGCCTCACCCAAGAGTCCCGGACTCAAGGCCATGGTGTCGCCGTTTCACAGCCCACCTTCTACCCCTAGTAGTCCTGGTGTGCGATCTCGGCCCAGCGAGGCAGAGGAGGTGCCTGTCAGCTTCGACCAGCCCCCTGAAGGCAGTCATCTGCCCTGTTACAACAAG GTGCGGACAAGGGGCTCAATCAAAAGGCGCCCTCCCTCCAGGCGATTCCGAAGGTCGCAGTCAGACTGTGGGGAACTTGGAGATTTCAGGGCGGCGGACTCATCTCAGGAGAATGGTGCTAAGGAAGAGGATGGGGATGAGGTGTTCCCATCCAAGAGCAAGGCCCCAGGATCCCCTTCGTCCAGTGAGGGGGCAGCAGGAGAGGGAGTGAGAACCCTGGGGCCCGCTGAAAAGCCTCCTCTGAGGAGGTCACCCAGCAGGacagagaagcaggaggaggataGGGCCACAGAGGAAGCCAAGAACGGCGAAAAGGCCAGGCGGAGTTCAGAGGACGTGGACGGCCAGCACCCGGCCCAGGAGGAGGCCCCGGAAGCACCCCAGACCTCTGGCCCAGAGGCAGAAAATAGGTGTGGGAGCCCCAGGGAGGAAAAGCCAGCTGGAGAGGAAGCAGAGATGGAAAAGGCTGCAGAGGTGAAGGGGGAGAGGGTGCAAAATGAAGAGGCGGGACCTGAACAGGAGAGCCAAGAAACAAAGAAGCCGGAGGAGGGAGCTGCAGGGACGGAGACCCCCCATAGTCCCCCTGGAGGAGTGAAGGGCGGTGATGTCCCCAAGCAGGAGAAAGGCAAGGAAAAACAACAGGAAGGGGCAGTGCTCGAGCCAGGCTGCAGCCCCCAGACCGCTCCTGCCCAGCTGGAGACCAGCAGTGAGGTCCAGAGCGAGCGAGCGGTCCCCAAGCCAGAG
- the RCSD1 gene encoding capZ-interacting protein isoform X2: MEERPAETNANVDNSASPSVAQLAGRFREQAAAAKEKSPPNASHPPKFKVKSSPLIEKLQANLTFDPAALLPGASPKSPGLKAMVSPFHSPPSTPSSPGVRSRPSEAEEVPVSFDQPPEGSHLPCYNKVRTRGSIKRRPPSRRFRRSQSDCGELGDFRAADSSQENGAKEEDGDEVFPSKSKAPGSPSSSEGAAGEGVRTLGPAEKPPLRRSPSRTEKQEEDRATEEAKNGEKARRSSEDVDGQHPAQEEAPEAPQTSGPEAENRCGSPREEKPAGEEAEMEKAAEVKGERVQNEEAGPEQESQETKKPEEGAAGTETPHSPPGGVKGGDVPKQEKGKEKQQEGAVLEPGCSPQTAPAQLETSSEVQSERAVPKPEDDTLVQDTKM, from the exons GAACGACCGGCAGAGACCAATGCCAATGTGGACAATTCAGCGTCCCCCTCGGTGGCCCAGCTGGCCGGGCGGTTTAGGGAGCAGGCGGCTGCAGCCAAGGAG AAATCACCACCCAATGCGAGCCACCCTCCTAAATTCAAGGTCAAGAGCTCGCCTCTGATTGAGAAGCTTCAG GCCAATTTGACCTTTGACCCAGCTGCTCTGCTGCCTGGGGCCTCACCCAAGAGTCCCGGACTCAAGGCCATGGTGTCGCCGTTTCACAGCCCACCTTCTACCCCTAGTAGTCCTGGTGTGCGATCTCGGCCCAGCGAGGCAGAGGAGGTGCCTGTCAGCTTCGACCAGCCCCCTGAAGGCAGTCATCTGCCCTGTTACAACAAG GTGCGGACAAGGGGCTCAATCAAAAGGCGCCCTCCCTCCAGGCGATTCCGAAGGTCGCAGTCAGACTGTGGGGAACTTGGAGATTTCAGGGCGGCGGACTCATCTCAGGAGAATGGTGCTAAGGAAGAGGATGGGGATGAGGTGTTCCCATCCAAGAGCAAGGCCCCAGGATCCCCTTCGTCCAGTGAGGGGGCAGCAGGAGAGGGAGTGAGAACCCTGGGGCCCGCTGAAAAGCCTCCTCTGAGGAGGTCACCCAGCAGGacagagaagcaggaggaggataGGGCCACAGAGGAAGCCAAGAACGGCGAAAAGGCCAGGCGGAGTTCAGAGGACGTGGACGGCCAGCACCCGGCCCAGGAGGAGGCCCCGGAAGCACCCCAGACCTCTGGCCCAGAGGCAGAAAATAGGTGTGGGAGCCCCAGGGAGGAAAAGCCAGCTGGAGAGGAAGCAGAGATGGAAAAGGCTGCAGAGGTGAAGGGGGAGAGGGTGCAAAATGAAGAGGCGGGACCTGAACAGGAGAGCCAAGAAACAAAGAAGCCGGAGGAGGGAGCTGCAGGGACGGAGACCCCCCATAGTCCCCCTGGAGGAGTGAAGGGCGGTGATGTCCCCAAGCAGGAGAAAGGCAAGGAAAAACAACAGGAAGGGGCAGTGCTCGAGCCAGGCTGCAGCCCCCAGACCGCTCCTGCCCAGCTGGAGACCAGCAGTGAGGTCCAGAGCGAGCGAGCGGTCCCCAAGCCAGAG